The Labrus mixtus chromosome 16, fLabMix1.1, whole genome shotgun sequence genome window below encodes:
- the LOC132990926 gene encoding CD59 glycoprotein-like — protein sequence MRSSVAFLLAVSLAMFGLGVSLQCYSCPGGSSSSCEVKQECNQGEDSCLKLTSGESTYSACLRYADCDFMTLAASYRLPDFTFSCCQSNLCNGQEKSWWQKIFG from the exons ATGAGGAGCTCTGTGGCGTTTCTCCTGGCTGTCAGCTTGGCCATGTTTGGATTAG gcgTCTCTCTGCAGTGTTACTCCTGCCCTGGTGGATCCTCTAGCAGCTGTGAAGTCAAACAGGAGTGTAACCAAGGGGAAGACAGCTGCCTCAAACTCACCAGTGGTG AGAGCACTTACTCTGCATGTCTGAGGTACGCTGACTGTGACTTCATGACTCTGGCAGCCAGTTACCGGCTTCCTGACTTCACCTTCTCCTGCTGTCAGTCAAACCTCTGCAATGGTCAGGAGAAAAGTTGGTGGCAGAAGATATTTGgttaa